The window CCTCGGCAAACGTTTTGGCGTGACGCCGATGGCAAGCGCACTCGAACTGTACGCCTGAGATCATCACGCCCCGCGCATTCAGTCGGGGCGTAATTTTATGGAGAACTATCATGAGTTTTATGTTGGCGCTGCCGAAAATCAGCCTGCACGGCGCAGGTGCAATCGGCGATATGGTCAAACTGGTGGCGGAGAAACAGTGGGGTAAGGCACTTATTGTTACCGACGGCCAACTGATCAAACTGGGTCTGCTCGATAGCCTGTTTACCGCACTGGACGCGCATGAAATGTCGTATCATCTGTTTGATGATGTCTTCCCTAATCCAACTGAAGCTCTGGTTCAGGAAGGTTATGCCGCATATCAGGATGCAAAATGTGATTACCTGATTGCCTTCGGTGGCGGTAGCCCGATTGATACGGCGAAAGCGATAAAAATTCTGACGGCGAACCCTGCGCCGTCGACGGCTTATTCTGGCGTGGGCAAGGTGAAAAATGCCGGTGTGCCGCTGGTCGCCATTAATACCACGGCCGGAACGGCTGCCGAGATGACCAGCAACGCCGTGATTATTAATAGCGAACGTCAGGTTAAAGAAGTTATTATCGATCCGAATATTATTCCGGATATCGCAGTTGATGATGCCAGCGTCATGCTGGAAATCCCCGCATCCGTAACGGCTGCGACCGGAATGGATGCGCTGACACATGCGATAGAAGCCTATGTCTCCGTAGGTGCTCATCCGCTGACTGACGCCAATGCGCTGGAGTCTGTCCGCCTGATCGCGCAGTGGCTGCCAAAAGCGGTCGATAATGGTCACGATCTGGCTGCCCGGGAGCAAATGGCGTTTGGCCAGTATCTGGCCGGAATGGCATTTAACAGCGCCGGTCTTGGCCTGGTCCATGCTCTGGCGCATCAGCCTGGCGCGACGCATAACCTGCCGCACGGCGTCTGTAACGCCATTTTGTTACCTGTCATCGAAAATTTTAATCGTCCACATGCCGTGGCCCGCTTTGCCCGCATCGCACAGGCCATGGGCGTAGAGACGCGCGGTATGAGTGATGATGCTGCCAGCCAGGAAGCCATTAAGGCGATTCGTGCCTTGAGTCACCGGGTCGGTATCCCGTCAGGCTTCAGCAAGCTTGGCATCACCAAAGATGATATTGAAGGCTGGCTGGATAAGGCACTTGCCGATCCCTGCGCGCCCTGTAATCCGCGCCCTGCAACGCGCAATGACGTCCGCGAGCTGTATCTGGAGGCATTATGATCCGCAAAGCCTTTGTCATGCAGGTAAATGCTAATGCCCATGAGGAGTATCAGCGTCGTCATAATCCGATCTGGCCCGAACTGGAAGAGACGCTAAAAGCACATGGCGCACATCATTACGCTATCTGGCTCGATAAAGAACGTAATCTGCTGTTTGCTACCGTAGATATTGAGTCGGAAGAGCGCTGGAACGCGGTTGCGGGTACGGAGGTCTGCCAGCGCTGGTGGCAATATATGCGCGACGTGATGCCCGCCAACCCGGACAACAGCCCGATTAGCAGCGAACTGACCAGTGTGTTTTACCTGGTGTAACTCTCGCGAGTTGCTGCTGTAGGCCCGGTAAATACAGCGCCGCCGGGCACATCCCTCTAACAGCCATTAAAAAACGCCTGGTATCAGGCGTTTTTTGCATCACAGACTTTAGAAATAATATTTGAAACGCAGACGTGCACCATAGCGGTCGTCGTCACTGGAAATGTCTTCGTCGCTCTGGATCTGAGACCAGTAAGCACCGAGATAGATATTGAAATTCTGCATATCCATTACGTTCGGGATCAGATATGACGCATGAACGGTATGAATATCGTAAGTGCCTTCATCGCTGATCCAGCAGTCATTATCGCATACTACGCCATTAAAATCGTCGATCTTATTATGCGCATAAATGTAGCCCAGCTCAAAATTTCTCCACAGCGCGTTGGTTGCTGCAGTGAAGTCTTGCTCACTGTCTGCGTCCATGTAAGCGGTATTCACGTTCAGGACAACACCGTCAACCGGATCGTTTTTTAACCCGTTCCAGGTCATGGTTAAACCATAACCGGTACGATCGGATTGGTCCACCAGGTCGCCTTTGCTGTTGTAATAGCCATAGGCATTGTTAACGACGTTAGATTCCATTGCCGCAGAGAAAGATAATGCGCTAGTGGCTGACCACGACACCACCGGGCGCAAATAAACGACATTTTTCTCTTTTGTCATTTCGCGACCATGATAAGTCCGCCCGTCGGCCTGAACATTATCACTGTCGGCATAAAGTGATGCGCCATCTTCAATCAGGGAGTTCAGCTCAAAATACCAGTTCTCAAGCTGTTTACTCAGCAGAAAATTACCCCCCGCATCAGAACGACCGCGCCCTTCTTTCATCATATAGATATAGCCCTGGCCATCGCTATACAGGTCATTCGCGGTATTGCCAGAATGCTCAACAAACGTATCCTGATTAAGCGGGAACATGTCGAACGCTTCGAAGCGCCCTACTTTCACTTTCCAGTCATTTTCCTGACCAAAATGGAAATAGGCATCATCAAGATTCATTGAGCCATACATATCGGCCAACGGCTGGATAGAGAATCCGGCGTAGCGGCCGTCGTCCAGTTTACGCATCCCATCGAAACCAATCAGAATACGACCATCCATATCCCATTGTTCAGTTGTGTGATCCTCATTAAGTTTGGTCAACGTCCCCCGGCGGCTCTCTGCGTCCATATTATATTCGACGTCGCCATAAATTTTTAAATCACCGTAGCCGCTCAGCAACAGATTAGGTGTGGAGGCATTTTTTTTAGTTTCTATCTCAGGCGTTTGGCCATTAACCGGCGTATTACCCTGAGCATCTTTAATTTTTTTAATTTCAGCTACTTGTTGGATTTGCAGCTGCTGAACTTCATTCTCGGCCTGTGCTGCCCGGTTTTCAGCCGCCTCCAGACGTGCCTCCATCTGTTCCAGACGTTGTTCCAGGGTCATGCTTTGGGTTTTCGCAAACCCGGAGTTAGCAACCGTCAATAATCCTATTGCGACTGCAAGCGCTGTTTTCTTCATTATTACCATTCCTTTTCAATGATCCATTAACTACTAAAATCTATGCTTATGCACACAAATATATCTCTGGTGAATGTCATTTTAATAATTAGCGCATTTGTCCTGCGTGGCTATTACGACAACCACCAGGTAAAAGAACCTGGGGAAATAAAATGAAAACGCAACAAATTACGCGGCAGAATATTATCAAGACCTGCGTGTGTAAATGTCATTAAATACAATAACGTGAGCAAGATAACACTATTCCGCTGAAATAAATTGAACTATAAATGCAGAGTATATAAACAGATAAAGCAGTTACCCCATCAATGTAATAATAACTAAATGACGGTATTACCTGTAATTTACCTGCACTAAGAATTTGTGAGCCATCTCGCTATTTCACCGGGAGGGGATTGATATATTTCTCTTCAATCTGGCATATGCCAGTTATAATTAGTACGAGGCTATATGAAAAAGCTGAAAGTGGTCACTATCGGTGGAGGCTCAGGCTATACCCCGGAACTCATTGATGGTTTCATCCGCCGTTATTCTGAACTTCCCGTCACCGAATACTGGCTGGTGGATATTGAAGCAGGGCGAGAAAAGCTCGCTATTGTGGGGCAGCTGGCGCAAAGGATGGTGAAAAAAGCAGGGCTTCCGATGACGGTTCACCTGACGACCAACCGGCGAGAAGCGCTAAAAGATGCCGATTTTGTCACCACCCAGATTCGCGTGGGTCAGTTGGCGGCCCGTATTCAGGATGAAAAAATTCCCCTGCGCTACGGCGTACTGGGCCAGGAGACCACCGGGCCAGGCGGTTTTATGAAAGCGCAACGTACGATCCCGGTATTGCTGGATATCTGTAAGGACATGGAAGCATTGTGCCCTGATGCATGGATGATCAACTTTACCAATCCAGCCGGTATCGTTACTGAAGCCATTACCAAATACAGCCCGGTAAAATCACTCGGGATCTGTAGCGGGGCCAATAGCATGATGATGGATGTGGCTAACGCGTATGGCGTAGCGCGCAGTGCCATTACGGCGCGTGTAATGGGGCTTAATCATCTTATTTTTGCAGACCAGATTACGCTCAACGGCCGTGACACTACCGCCGACTTTATTGAAAAATTAGCGCAGGGTGCCGGCGCTAATAAGCTTAAAAATATACCGGACCTGGGCTTACCGGCCGACTTTATCCGCGCGCTGAAACTCTATCCCCTCTCCTATCTGAAGTACTTTTATCTCAATCATGAAATGGTGACTCACGAGCAAGAGGAGCAGAGTACCGGCGGAACGCGCGGCGAGCGTTCGCTGGAAATAGAACATGCGTTGCTTGAGCTGTATAAAAATCCGATGCTGTGCGAGAAACCCGCAGAGCTGTCAAGCCGTGGCGGTGCCTGGTATTCTGACACTGCATGTTCAATTATTAGCTCCATTTATAACAACAAACACGAAATCCACGTGGTGAACGTAGCGAACCGGGGAACGACGCCGGATCTGCCTGACGAAGCGGTTATCGAAACCAGCGCAGTCATTGATTCACTCGGCGCGCATCCGCTGGCGTATGGTCGTCTACCGGTGCGCATTCGGGGATTGATTCAAAGCGTAAAAGCGTTTGAGGAGTTAACGGTTGAGGCGGCAATGACGGGCGATACCGGGACGGCACTGCTGGCACTGGCAAATCATCCTCTCGTCCCCTCGGTTGAGATTGCCCGCCGCATTCTGAATGACTACCTGGCGGCAAACCGTGATTTCCTGCCGCAGTATGCTTTTTGAGGCGATCGCTGAATATCTCATTAAAGGGATTTTTTTATGCAAGACTTCCTGGAAAACAAACTGTTACCCCTCTTAATGCGGGTGGGTAACAACGTCATTCTGGTCGCGGTACGTGATGGTATTTCGTTTACGCTACCGTTTATTATTGCAGGTAGCGTATTCCTGATTATTGCTAACCTGCC is drawn from Klebsiella sp. RIT-PI-d and contains these coding sequences:
- a CDS encoding 6-phospho-beta-glucosidase gives rise to the protein MKKLKVVTIGGGSGYTPELIDGFIRRYSELPVTEYWLVDIEAGREKLAIVGQLAQRMVKKAGLPMTVHLTTNRREALKDADFVTTQIRVGQLAARIQDEKIPLRYGVLGQETTGPGGFMKAQRTIPVLLDICKDMEALCPDAWMINFTNPAGIVTEAITKYSPVKSLGICSGANSMMMDVANAYGVARSAITARVMGLNHLIFADQITLNGRDTTADFIEKLAQGAGANKLKNIPDLGLPADFIRALKLYPLSYLKYFYLNHEMVTHEQEEQSTGGTRGERSLEIEHALLELYKNPMLCEKPAELSSRGGAWYSDTACSIISSIYNNKHEIHVVNVANRGTTPDLPDEAVIETSAVIDSLGAHPLAYGRLPVRIRGLIQSVKAFEELTVEAAMTGDTGTALLALANHPLVPSVEIARRILNDYLAANRDFLPQYAF
- a CDS encoding carbohydrate porin; the encoded protein is MKKTALAVAIGLLTVANSGFAKTQSMTLEQRLEQMEARLEAAENRAAQAENEVQQLQIQQVAEIKKIKDAQGNTPVNGQTPEIETKKNASTPNLLLSGYGDLKIYGDVEYNMDAESRRGTLTKLNEDHTTEQWDMDGRILIGFDGMRKLDDGRYAGFSIQPLADMYGSMNLDDAYFHFGQENDWKVKVGRFEAFDMFPLNQDTFVEHSGNTANDLYSDGQGYIYMMKEGRGRSDAGGNFLLSKQLENWYFELNSLIEDGASLYADSDNVQADGRTYHGREMTKEKNVVYLRPVVSWSATSALSFSAAMESNVVNNAYGYYNSKGDLVDQSDRTGYGLTMTWNGLKNDPVDGVVLNVNTAYMDADSEQDFTAATNALWRNFELGYIYAHNKIDDFNGVVCDNDCWISDEGTYDIHTVHASYLIPNVMDMQNFNIYLGAYWSQIQSDEDISSDDDRYGARLRFKYYF
- the rhaM gene encoding L-rhamnose mutarotase, with the translated sequence MIRKAFVMQVNANAHEEYQRRHNPIWPELEETLKAHGAHHYAIWLDKERNLLFATVDIESEERWNAVAGTEVCQRWWQYMRDVMPANPDNSPISSELTSVFYLV
- the fucO gene encoding lactaldehyde reductase: MSFMLALPKISLHGAGAIGDMVKLVAEKQWGKALIVTDGQLIKLGLLDSLFTALDAHEMSYHLFDDVFPNPTEALVQEGYAAYQDAKCDYLIAFGGGSPIDTAKAIKILTANPAPSTAYSGVGKVKNAGVPLVAINTTAGTAAEMTSNAVIINSERQVKEVIIDPNIIPDIAVDDASVMLEIPASVTAATGMDALTHAIEAYVSVGAHPLTDANALESVRLIAQWLPKAVDNGHDLAAREQMAFGQYLAGMAFNSAGLGLVHALAHQPGATHNLPHGVCNAILLPVIENFNRPHAVARFARIAQAMGVETRGMSDDAASQEAIKAIRALSHRVGIPSGFSKLGITKDDIEGWLDKALADPCAPCNPRPATRNDVRELYLEAL